A genomic segment from Chloroflexota bacterium encodes:
- a CDS encoding Ig-like domain-containing protein, with the protein MRYSQPTVGADGTIYLGSEGNGLYALNPDGSLKWNYVPPSPYSRYFSYSSVTIGSDGTLYAPTYHALFALKGEFYVSRVSPTNGATRVGTNTTISIVFSDALDQSSLTASNVQLLYSGGAVATSLGYDSATKTVTITPTQSLQLLTAYTVRLSTALKSTQGVPLLSEYAFSFLTAGANEYLWQEFTWHGMPYRLHTVWSAPLSSTNQARLRQTYLRPASAPTEFGASLTRLYALGGGDYLVTDAELNQERLVSAQRLGFYRYISSTYATYPSWIQDGDLEWSQRSRDNWLGNGLAWIAEQTGNPPAEPPETRDVYKAIIATAMASNAPPDGWLREYEDATERMNLVVGAGGTVESLRSALADEGYIRQLSSRAAKVNSGLLKALNLAMAGRSVTAEAMRITFTAHWQASVVAEHRDYLISIAQDDTGNAELNRAIWDLVNFDEDALQQRLAETFARSINEEILNVLRDLLKDTAGRVNPLLGAVLTGLDIGFFIASFTGWDHLRADSYQAADQGRVERAFLRSWKWAVASLLSSPTPDLKALSLPSLVYRLRATSAAEFYTICVEMLNIIEQNPSPDWLMNQFGYHSAKENKPTWAAMANEYRDRAGDAIPESVAATLAITDLVSLLLPTAVLTATTLQVSAYSPVDLLVTDPQGRQVGYNVSLGQEVNQVPEATYSGRTAHPEVVRMPHPGQGSVRVEATGTSTGAYTITVQSLASAGEHLSGTSWSGQATRGQTYRYLFDSYSGGQVVPRTVRPPITSASLSGSLGSSGWYTSNVAISLTPIANVYPVSSTEYSLDGGTTWITYTQASPSVSPLNVTAEGVTVIKARSKDSVGNVEEPGLSIVVRIDKMPPVTSALRSGTQRPNGSYTLPYIITLQAADNLSGVAPGRGTRYSLDNGATWRTYFLPFSVNTDQPVLFRSTDEAGNLEGIKSVSSTQSSWGYKTYLPIIIKDFSEGW; encoded by the coding sequence GTGCGCTACAGCCAGCCAACGGTGGGGGCCGATGGCACCATCTATCTCGGCAGCGAGGGCAACGGCCTTTACGCCCTCAATCCTGACGGCTCCCTCAAGTGGAACTATGTGCCTCCCAGCCCATACAGCCGCTACTTCAGCTATAGCTCAGTGACCATCGGCTCGGATGGCACCCTCTACGCCCCAACCTACCACGCTCTCTTCGCCCTGAAAGGTGAGTTTTACGTCTCTCGGGTGAGCCCAACCAATGGGGCTACCCGGGTGGGCACCAATACCACCATCTCCATCGTCTTCAGCGACGCCCTGGATCAAAGCAGCCTGACGGCCAGCAATGTGCAGCTCCTCTACTCCGGTGGCGCTGTGGCCACCAGCCTGGGCTATGACAGCGCCACCAAGACGGTTACCATCACCCCCACCCAGTCACTCCAGCTCCTTACCGCTTACACTGTGAGGCTCAGCACCGCTCTAAAGAGCACCCAGGGCGTCCCCCTCCTCTCGGAGTATGCCTTCTCCTTCCTCACCGCGGGCGCCAACGAATATCTCTGGCAGGAGTTTACCTGGCATGGCATGCCGTACCGGCTCCATACCGTCTGGAGCGCCCCCCTCAGCAGCACCAACCAGGCGAGACTTCGCCAGACCTATCTGAGGCCCGCCAGTGCGCCCACAGAATTCGGGGCCAGCCTGACCCGACTCTATGCCCTGGGAGGGGGTGACTACCTGGTCACCGATGCTGAGTTGAACCAGGAGCGCCTCGTCTCGGCCCAGAGGCTGGGCTTCTACCGCTACATATCCAGCACCTATGCTACCTACCCTTCCTGGATTCAGGATGGTGATCTAGAATGGTCGCAGAGGTCGCGGGATAATTGGCTCGGCAACGGCCTGGCCTGGATCGCCGAGCAGACAGGCAACCCTCCTGCTGAGCCCCCGGAGACCCGGGACGTCTACAAGGCCATCATCGCCACTGCCATGGCTTCCAACGCACCCCCCGATGGCTGGCTCAGGGAATATGAGGATGCTACTGAGCGCATGAACCTGGTGGTGGGCGCCGGAGGGACTGTGGAGAGCCTGCGCAGCGCTCTGGCCGATGAGGGCTACATCCGCCAGCTCTCCTCTCGGGCGGCCAAGGTCAACTCCGGGTTGCTCAAAGCTCTCAACCTGGCCATGGCCGGGCGGAGCGTCACCGCCGAGGCTATGCGCATCACCTTCACTGCCCACTGGCAGGCCAGCGTGGTGGCCGAACACAGGGATTACCTCATCTCCATCGCCCAGGACGATACCGGAAATGCTGAGCTGAATCGGGCCATCTGGGACCTGGTCAACTTCGATGAAGACGCTCTCCAGCAGCGCCTGGCCGAGACCTTCGCCCGGTCCATCAATGAAGAGATCCTGAACGTGCTGCGCGATCTGCTCAAGGATACAGCGGGCAGGGTCAACCCGCTGCTGGGGGCGGTGCTCACCGGGCTGGACATCGGCTTCTTCATCGCCTCCTTCACCGGGTGGGACCACTTGCGGGCCGATAGCTACCAGGCGGCTGACCAGGGAAGGGTGGAAAGGGCCTTCCTGCGCTCCTGGAAGTGGGCGGTGGCCTCGCTCCTCTCCAGCCCCACCCCCGACCTCAAGGCGCTGAGCCTCCCCTCGCTCGTCTACCGTCTGCGGGCCACATCCGCCGCCGAGTTCTACACCATCTGCGTGGAGATGCTCAACATCATCGAGCAGAACCCCTCCCCTGACTGGCTGATGAACCAGTTTGGCTACCACAGTGCCAAGGAGAACAAGCCAACCTGGGCGGCTATGGCCAACGAGTACCGGGACAGGGCCGGGGATGCTATCCCTGAGTCGGTAGCTGCCACCCTGGCCATCACCGACCTGGTATCGCTGCTCCTGCCCACCGCGGTGCTCACCGCCACCACGCTCCAGGTGAGCGCCTACTCGCCAGTGGACCTGCTGGTGACCGACCCTCAGGGCCGCCAGGTGGGCTACAATGTCTCCCTCGGCCAGGAGGTGAATCAGGTGCCAGAGGCCACCTACTCCGGGCGCACCGCTCATCCAGAGGTGGTGAGGATGCCTCACCCTGGCCAGGGATCCGTGAGGGTGGAGGCCACCGGCACCAGCACCGGGGCCTATACCATTACTGTCCAGTCCCTGGCCTCGGCGGGTGAGCACCTCTCTGGCACCTCCTGGTCAGGGCAGGCCACCAGAGGCCAGACCTATCGCTACCTCTTCGATTCCTACTCCGGAGGGCAAGTAGTGCCTCGCACGGTTAGGCCTCCCATCACCAGCGCCTCGCTCAGCGGTAGCCTAGGTAGTAGCGGTTGGTACACCTCCAATGTGGCCATTTCCCTAACCCCCATCGCCAATGTCTACCCCGTCTCTAGCACCGAGTATAGCCTGGACGGAGGTACCACCTGGATCACCTACACCCAGGCTTCGCCCTCGGTTTCCCCCCTGAACGTGACCGCTGAGGGGGTGACCGTGATCAAGGCCAGGTCTAAGGATAGCGTGGGAAACGTGGAGGAGCCAGGGCTAAGCATTGTGGTACGCATCGATAAGATGCCGCCTGTCACCTCGGCCCTGCGCAGTGGCACACAACGCCCCAATGGCTCCTATACCCTACCCTATATCATAACCCTACAGGCCGCCGACAACCTGTCCGGCGTGGCCCCGGGGAGGGGAACGCGTTACAGCCTGGACAACGGTGCCACCTGGCGCACCTACTTCCTTCCCTTTTCAGTCAACACCGACCAGCCCGTTCTCTTCAGGTCTACCGATGAGGCCGGGAACCTGGAGGGGATCAAGAGCGTCAGCTCCACTCAGAGTAGCTGGGGTTATAAAACGTACCTGCCCATCATAATAAAGGACTTCTCCGAGGGCTGGTGA
- a CDS encoding cytidine deaminase — MKTTTYNALNETQKRLLDAAEKATENAYNPYSHFSVGAALLTQDDQIIAAANVENTGMASICAERAAICRANAMGHRMFKAVAIIARGSKFGSPVDLATQEVTSPCGSCRQMLYEFAQVSGRDLETILSTTKKDKIVLTSINELLPLAFGPKDLGIDVTEYQK, encoded by the coding sequence GTGAAGACTACCACTTACAACGCACTGAACGAAACCCAAAAACGATTGTTGGACGCGGCAGAGAAGGCTACGGAAAATGCTTATAACCCCTATTCTCATTTCTCTGTGGGCGCCGCATTGCTAACTCAGGACGATCAGATCATCGCTGCCGCAAATGTTGAAAACACGGGCATGGCTAGCATCTGCGCTGAGAGGGCGGCCATCTGCCGGGCCAACGCGATGGGACATAGGATGTTTAAGGCAGTGGCTATCATCGCCAGGGGAAGCAAATTTGGTTCGCCGGTTGATTTGGCTACGCAAGAAGTTACCTCGCCCTGCGGAAGCTGTAGGCAGATGTTGTACGAATTTGCCCAGGTCTCTGGGCGTGATCTGGAGACGATTCTCTCTACAACTAAGAAGGATAAGATCGTCCTCACTTCCATAAATGAGTTATTGCCCCTGGCCTTTGGTCCGAAAGACTTGGGGATCGACGTCACAGAATATCAAAAATAA
- the rtcA gene encoding RNA 3'-terminal phosphate cyclase yields MRATTTIMDINGSTGSGSGTIVRYAIALCSLVGTRLHLTNIRAARPKPGLQHQHLKVVEACSRMSTARVAGVSLGSPELTYEPGGEIRGGYYEWDIGTAGSTSMLAMTILLLACFADKETTCRISGGLFQDFAPSAHHMQHVLFPTLRKMGICADLKIVRPGYVPRGAGIIEITAKPLETALKPLILPEQGQVKCIRGIALSSHLRERKVSERMAQECQKVLRARGYKVEIEGVWDETSLQEGASLAVWAETDSGCLIGSDRAGKRGRSSEEIGRYVAESLLEDIASGATVDRYSADQLLIYAALADGVSEYLVPRITDHVSTSLWLIEQFGAEVERLGHQIKVRGIGLTPTQFA; encoded by the coding sequence GTGAGGGCGACGACCACAATAATGGATATCAACGGCTCCACAGGCTCAGGAAGCGGCACCATCGTGCGCTACGCCATCGCCCTGTGTTCGCTGGTCGGCACCAGGCTCCACCTGACGAATATAAGAGCCGCCAGGCCCAAGCCGGGGCTACAACACCAGCATCTAAAGGTGGTAGAGGCGTGCTCCAGAATGAGCACTGCCAGAGTTGCAGGGGTAAGCCTTGGCTCGCCTGAGCTAACTTACGAGCCCGGAGGCGAGATTCGGGGAGGTTACTATGAATGGGATATAGGCACGGCCGGTTCAACGTCGATGCTGGCCATGACCATCTTACTCCTGGCTTGCTTTGCTGACAAAGAAACGACCTGCCGTATTTCCGGTGGACTCTTCCAGGATTTTGCCCCTTCCGCCCATCATATGCAGCATGTGCTGTTCCCCACCCTCAGAAAGATGGGCATTTGTGCCGATTTGAAGATTGTTCGACCCGGCTACGTCCCCAGAGGGGCAGGGATCATCGAGATAACAGCTAAACCATTGGAAACGGCCCTAAAGCCGTTGATCTTACCTGAACAGGGTCAGGTGAAGTGCATCAGGGGAATCGCCCTCTCCTCTCACCTCCGAGAAAGAAAGGTCAGCGAACGAATGGCCCAGGAATGCCAGAAGGTCCTGAGAGCAAGGGGCTATAAGGTGGAGATAGAGGGGGTTTGGGACGAGACTTCGCTTCAGGAAGGAGCCAGCCTGGCTGTTTGGGCCGAGACTGATAGCGGCTGCCTCATTGGGTCCGATAGGGCCGGAAAGCGAGGTAGAAGCTCGGAGGAGATCGGCAGGTACGTGGCTGAAAGCCTTCTTGAGGACATCGCTAGCGGGGCCACGGTTGATAGGTACTCGGCCGACCAGCTCCTGATCTACGCTGCCCTGGCTGATGGGGTCAGTGAATATCTAGTACCCAGAATAACGGACCATGTCAGCACTAGCCTTTGGTTGATCGAGCAATTCGGGGCCGAGGTAGAGCGCCTCGGTCATCAGATTAAGGTGCGTGGCATCGGACTCACGCCCACCCAGTTTGCTTGA
- a CDS encoding N-acetylmuramoyl-L-alanine amidase — MKLNIRKGQGAACNVLLTRIILIWLLLLGGCGPQPPNNTPEATNEKNAPIVSPVHVTVPTPTIAIPPPTGAVGTSAFPTPTLTAISSAPKETPTNISVPSPANTVAPTKPTNTPFAAPPPAKASTDIGSPSPTPLSPSPFPPTRRVSGQRLICLDPGHGSPRYPGAVHRDSTGKADLVEKDLNLRVAQHLASLLRAKGFAVVLTREGDYTLTGFTGDNLVEMIKREIQARVDVANNAGADLIISIHFNGHDDPTLRGTETYYCKDRPFGDKNKKLAELIQGAMVGSLKRAGVQVIDRGIRQDTIIGRRFGYKHAFMLGANPGFERPSQMPGVIGEPLFVSNDYEASLLKQERILQAVAEGYLEGIIRYFDWAAK; from the coding sequence ATGAAGTTGAACATTAGGAAGGGCCAGGGGGCTGCCTGTAATGTGCTGCTCACCCGGATCATACTTATTTGGCTATTGTTGTTGGGCGGCTGTGGTCCACAGCCGCCCAACAACACACCTGAAGCGACCAACGAGAAAAACGCCCCCATCGTCTCACCTGTCCACGTAACAGTCCCAACGCCGACTATTGCTATACCCCCGCCGACTGGTGCTGTGGGCACCTCGGCCTTCCCGACACCTACCTTGACCGCTATCTCCAGCGCACCAAAAGAAACTCCAACGAACATCTCTGTTCCATCCCCAGCGAACACCGTCGCTCCAACCAAACCAACGAATACACCCTTCGCTGCGCCACCACCAGCCAAGGCATCAACAGATATAGGCTCCCCATCCCCTACGCCTCTATCCCCAAGCCCCTTCCCTCCCACTAGAAGGGTGAGTGGACAACGATTGATCTGCCTCGACCCTGGTCACGGCAGCCCTCGCTATCCAGGGGCCGTGCACCGGGATAGCACGGGCAAGGCGGATCTGGTAGAGAAGGACCTGAACCTCAGGGTCGCCCAACATCTGGCCAGCCTTTTGCGCGCCAAGGGATTTGCCGTAGTCCTCACCAGGGAGGGAGATTATACCCTTACCGGTTTTACGGGTGATAACCTAGTGGAAATGATAAAGCGGGAGATTCAGGCCCGGGTGGACGTGGCCAACAACGCTGGAGCGGATTTAATCATCTCCATCCATTTCAATGGACACGATGACCCCACTTTGAGAGGCACGGAGACGTACTATTGCAAAGACCGCCCCTTTGGGGATAAGAACAAAAAGCTGGCTGAATTGATTCAAGGGGCGATGGTAGGCAGCCTAAAGCGCGCTGGCGTTCAGGTCATCGACCGGGGGATCAGACAAGATACCATAATCGGTAGGCGTTTCGGTTACAAGCACGCCTTTATGTTGGGTGCCAACCCTGGGTTCGAACGACCGAGCCAGATGCCTGGGGTCATCGGTGAACCGCTCTTCGTCAGTAACGACTATGAGGCCTCACTGCTAAAGCAAGAGCGCATCCTTCAGGCGGTGGCTGAGGGCTACCTTGAGGGCATAATCAGGTACTTTGACTGGGCTGCTAAATAG
- a CDS encoding ABC transporter substrate-binding protein, which translates to MMPIIKTKHFRSSAWLSVLSLVVLLFVSGCTVVGAPAKKEEVTFRLGWKIKGEYAPFFVALEKGYYDANGLSVSILEGQGSASTVQLVSNLSDTFGYSDISTVARSVGLGVPIKVIACTLPKSPAVIISYPAAGIKEPKDLEGKTLAQTPGDAVSQIFPAFVAATGIDSNKVNQVSLEAAAKSQAFLQKKVDAITAYSNNQLPALEDTLGIRLNAMMFADYGINLLGSGIIAHNKTIEEKPELARRFVQATIKGWEYAVQHPAEAAEILEKRFPQQKKEVVLKQLAPTFQLIRTKATEGKPIGWQSEQDWKQTLDLLEKYGGMQKRLELNAYYTNQFLPK; encoded by the coding sequence ATGATGCCAATAATTAAGACGAAGCATTTCAGATCGTCGGCTTGGCTAAGCGTGTTATCCCTGGTGGTGTTGCTCTTTGTCTCAGGCTGCACTGTGGTAGGAGCGCCAGCGAAAAAGGAGGAGGTTACCTTCCGTCTGGGTTGGAAGATCAAGGGCGAATATGCCCCCTTCTTCGTAGCCCTGGAAAAGGGCTATTATGACGCTAATGGGCTTTCCGTATCTATTCTCGAAGGGCAGGGCTCAGCGAGCACGGTTCAGCTTGTCAGTAACCTTTCGGACACCTTTGGCTACTCTGACATCTCTACAGTGGCCAGGTCCGTAGGGCTTGGGGTTCCTATTAAGGTGATAGCATGTACACTGCCTAAAAGTCCCGCGGTCATAATCTCTTATCCCGCAGCGGGCATAAAGGAACCTAAGGACCTGGAAGGGAAAACGCTTGCCCAGACGCCTGGTGATGCCGTGAGCCAAATCTTCCCGGCCTTCGTTGCAGCCACCGGGATCGATAGCAACAAGGTCAATCAAGTCTCTTTGGAAGCGGCAGCTAAGTCCCAAGCATTTCTCCAAAAGAAGGTTGACGCTATCACGGCCTATTCGAATAACCAACTTCCCGCCCTGGAGGATACTTTGGGCATCAGATTGAACGCGATGATGTTCGCGGATTATGGTATTAACCTGTTGGGGAGTGGTATAATTGCCCACAACAAGACGATTGAGGAGAAGCCAGAGCTGGCGCGCCGCTTTGTGCAAGCCACTATTAAAGGGTGGGAGTATGCGGTACAGCATCCGGCAGAGGCGGCCGAGATTTTGGAGAAGCGCTTTCCTCAGCAGAAAAAAGAGGTAGTATTGAAGCAACTGGCCCCAACTTTCCAGTTGATTCGTACTAAAGCCACCGAAGGGAAGCCGATTGGCTGGCAATCTGAGCAGGATTGGAAACAGACCCTGGACTTGTTAGAGAAATACGGAGGGATGCAGAAGAGGCTAGAGCTGAATGCCTATTATACTAACCAGTTCTTGCCTAAGTAG
- a CDS encoding acyl-CoA dehydrogenase family protein, which translates to MDFELTEEQKLVRDMVRDFAQKEIAPKAQENDEKGYFDRSIVDKMAELGLLGGPIPEKYGGGGLDYISLALTCEEIERVETAFRVVLSVHVGLNSLTLLQWANEEQKQKYLLPQARGEKLATFGLTEPGCGSDAANIETTAVRDGDYYILNGTKMWISLADVADNFLIFATIDRQKKHKGICAFIVERSFPGVSNAPIHGKLGVRAGDTGEIILQDCRVPKENLLGQEGEGFTIAMSAIDQGRFTVAAGAVGLAQACIDACVKYANERYAFGQPIGKFQLVQQMIANMVAGTEAARLLVYRAGYLKNKGIRNTRETSLAKWYACDVAMQAAEDAVQIFGAYGYSNEYPVERYFRNAKGAVIYEGTAQIHTLMQAEYALGYRKDKPLHCPQPKAQGY; encoded by the coding sequence ATGGACTTCGAGCTGACTGAGGAACAAAAACTGGTACGGGATATGGTTCGTGATTTTGCTCAGAAAGAGATCGCCCCAAAGGCCCAGGAGAACGACGAGAAGGGCTACTTTGACCGAAGCATCGTAGACAAGATGGCTGAGTTGGGATTGCTGGGCGGACCCATACCGGAGAAATATGGCGGTGGGGGCTTGGACTATATCAGCCTGGCCCTCACCTGCGAGGAAATCGAGCGTGTGGAAACCGCCTTCCGTGTCGTGCTCAGCGTCCACGTCGGACTGAACAGCCTGACCCTGCTCCAGTGGGCGAACGAGGAGCAGAAGCAGAAGTACCTTCTGCCCCAAGCCAGGGGCGAAAAGCTGGCCACCTTTGGGCTCACCGAGCCGGGCTGTGGATCGGATGCCGCCAATATTGAGACGACGGCTGTGCGGGATGGTGACTATTATATCCTGAATGGAACCAAGATGTGGATCTCCCTGGCTGATGTGGCCGATAACTTCCTGATTTTTGCCACCATTGATCGGCAAAAGAAGCACAAGGGGATCTGCGCTTTCATCGTGGAGCGCAGTTTCCCTGGAGTTTCCAATGCCCCCATTCATGGGAAGCTTGGCGTGCGCGCCGGAGATACAGGCGAAATCATCCTCCAGGATTGCCGTGTCCCCAAGGAGAATCTGTTGGGACAGGAGGGAGAGGGTTTCACTATCGCTATGTCGGCCATCGATCAGGGACGCTTCACTGTAGCTGCCGGGGCGGTTGGTCTGGCCCAGGCCTGTATCGATGCCTGTGTGAAGTATGCCAACGAGCGCTATGCCTTCGGACAGCCCATCGGTAAGTTCCAGCTCGTGCAGCAGATGATCGCCAATATGGTAGCTGGCACTGAAGCGGCGCGCTTACTGGTCTACCGCGCTGGCTATCTAAAGAATAAGGGGATACGTAATACACGAGAAACATCGTTGGCCAAGTGGTACGCCTGTGATGTAGCCATGCAAGCCGCGGAGGATGCGGTGCAGATTTTCGGGGCCTACGGCTATTCGAACGAATATCCCGTTGAGCGTTATTTCCGGAACGCCAAGGGAGCTGTGATCTACGAGGGTACAGCTCAGATTCACACCCTGATGCAGGCCGAGTATGCCCTCGGCTATCGCAAGGATAAGCCGCTGCACTGTCCGCAACCGAAGGCTCAAGGATACTAG
- a CDS encoding 2-oxoacid:acceptor oxidoreductase family protein, which produces MIGQMASRYEVQLVGIGGQGLAMSGLILAEAAIHEGKHVIQTEVHGVSSRGGPSRAEVIISDEEIDYPAVSRPDVLLALTQRECNRYVSNLKEGGVLIVDSTNVRNVAEINGLVYALPLTALARDRLGQPMVANMVALGVIASLTWIVSLQALEKAIRSRVPSAAQEINIQALHVGFQVGEDVRGELSNFEA; this is translated from the coding sequence ATGATAGGGCAGATGGCTAGCCGGTATGAAGTGCAGCTGGTGGGCATCGGCGGACAGGGGTTAGCGATGAGTGGGCTCATCCTGGCCGAAGCAGCCATTCATGAAGGTAAGCACGTCATCCAGACAGAGGTGCACGGTGTCTCCTCGCGCGGCGGGCCGAGCCGGGCCGAGGTGATAATCAGCGATGAGGAGATCGACTACCCCGCTGTAAGCCGCCCTGACGTGTTATTAGCCCTGACCCAGCGGGAGTGCAATCGTTATGTTTCAAACTTGAAGGAGGGCGGCGTTTTGATTGTTGATTCTACTAATGTCCGAAACGTAGCGGAGATAAATGGCCTGGTGTATGCTCTCCCCTTGACCGCGCTGGCCAGGGATAGGCTTGGCCAACCGATGGTGGCCAATATGGTTGCATTGGGAGTGATCGCCAGTCTGACGTGGATTGTTTCCCTCCAGGCATTGGAAAAGGCGATCCGCTCCAGAGTGCCTTCCGCAGCGCAAGAGATCAACATCCAGGCATTGCACGTGGGCTTCCAGGTGGGGGAGGATGTGCGGGGAGAGCTAAGCAACTTTGAAGCATAG
- a CDS encoding thiamine pyrophosphate-dependent enzyme, which translates to MASVASTSVLLEKYIRQGSWPTIWCSGCGIGTVMGALLRAIERLQLNQDEIVIGTGIGCSGFIYNYLNFDAFHGTHGRALAIATGIKIANPNLTVIVPMGDGDCAAIGGNHFIHAARRNIDLTAIIINNEIYGMTGGQYSPLTPRARLATTAPKGHLERPFDLCELAKAAGATYVARGTAYYVHQLIDLLSEAIAHKGFSVVEVIAQCPVQFGRRNEMPTAIEMLRWQRKHTVQAQRAAQLSLEELGDKRVIGRMVKIDAPEWTEEYAKVIEAARDDRADG; encoded by the coding sequence GTGGCATCGGTTGCCTCCACATCCGTCCTATTAGAAAAGTATATTCGCCAGGGGAGCTGGCCCACCATTTGGTGTTCCGGCTGCGGCATCGGCACGGTAATGGGTGCCCTCCTGCGGGCCATCGAGCGCTTGCAGTTGAACCAGGATGAAATCGTGATTGGCACCGGCATTGGCTGCTCCGGCTTCATTTATAACTATCTCAACTTCGATGCCTTTCACGGCACACATGGGCGCGCCCTGGCCATCGCTACGGGCATCAAGATCGCCAATCCCAATCTGACGGTGATCGTACCTATGGGCGACGGCGACTGTGCGGCCATCGGCGGTAATCATTTCATTCATGCGGCACGACGTAACATTGATCTCACGGCGATCATCATCAACAATGAAATATACGGTATGACTGGTGGACAGTACTCACCGTTGACCCCTAGAGCACGCCTCGCTACCACCGCTCCTAAAGGGCATCTTGAGCGTCCCTTTGATCTCTGCGAACTGGCCAAGGCGGCCGGGGCCACCTATGTAGCCAGGGGTACGGCCTATTATGTGCACCAACTGATCGACCTGCTCAGCGAAGCTATCGCTCATAAAGGGTTCTCTGTGGTTGAAGTGATCGCCCAATGTCCGGTTCAATTCGGACGGAGGAATGAGATGCCTACAGCCATTGAAATGTTGCGCTGGCAACGGAAACATACCGTACAGGCGCAGCGTGCGGCCCAGTTGAGTCTAGAAGAGCTGGGCGATAAGCGGGTGATTGGACGAATGGTCAAGATAGATGCTCCTGAGTGGACTGAGGAGTATGCTAAGGTGATTGAGGCGGCGAGGGATGATAGGGCAGATGGCTAG
- a CDS encoding 2-oxoacid:acceptor oxidoreductase subunit alpha — protein sequence MKKIQLLSGNEACVEGALAAGVRFFAGYPITPSSEIAELMAKRLPEVDGKFIQMEDEIASLAAVIGASLAGLKAMDATSGPGFSLKAENLGLAIMMEVPCVIVNVQRVGPSTGMATSPAQGDVMMSRWGTHGDHPIIVLSPWSVRETFDLTVRAVNLSERFRTPVILLSDAIIARMREDIELPGEVEIVDRPRPTVLPAAYRPYAAIPSDVPPMADFGSGYHWYANSSMHDENGFEATGDPQAARALISRLHAKIERHREEIVHTVEEMMDDAEIALFAYGCVARSARAAMRIARTMGLQVGLIRGVTLWPFPEEEVRAAAERVRAIVVPEMNAGQLVEKVREAAGGRTKVISLPRYDGVLITPEQILEVLKRVLTDDPPLNWRGG from the coding sequence GTGAAGAAGATACAGTTGCTATCAGGCAATGAAGCCTGTGTGGAGGGAGCCCTCGCCGCCGGCGTCCGCTTTTTCGCCGGCTATCCGATAACCCCCTCTTCAGAGATAGCGGAGCTGATGGCCAAACGTCTCCCTGAGGTAGACGGCAAGTTTATCCAGATGGAGGACGAGATCGCCAGTTTGGCGGCCGTTATCGGTGCCTCTCTGGCCGGTCTGAAGGCGATGGATGCCACCAGTGGGCCGGGCTTCTCCCTGAAGGCGGAGAACCTGGGGCTGGCTATCATGATGGAGGTGCCCTGCGTCATCGTCAACGTCCAACGGGTGGGACCCAGCACGGGTATGGCCACCTCACCGGCCCAGGGAGACGTGATGATGTCCCGCTGGGGTACGCATGGTGATCATCCAATTATCGTTCTATCGCCCTGGTCGGTCAGGGAGACCTTCGACCTCACCGTCAGGGCAGTCAACCTTTCAGAGAGATTCCGCACCCCGGTCATCCTTCTTTCTGATGCCATCATCGCCCGTATGCGCGAGGATATCGAACTACCTGGTGAGGTAGAAATAGTCGACCGACCGCGGCCGACCGTACTGCCCGCCGCATACAGACCGTATGCCGCCATTCCCTCTGATGTTCCTCCGATGGCCGATTTCGGCAGCGGCTATCACTGGTATGCCAACAGCAGCATGCATGATGAGAATGGCTTCGAGGCGACGGGTGATCCGCAGGCGGCCAGGGCCCTGATTAGCCGTCTTCATGCCAAAATAGAGCGTCATCGGGAGGAGATCGTCCACACAGTTGAGGAGATGATGGATGACGCCGAGATAGCGCTCTTTGCTTATGGCTGTGTGGCCCGTTCGGCCAGAGCGGCCATGAGAATAGCCAGGACTATGGGACTCCAAGTGGGGCTGATCAGGGGGGTAACCCTCTGGCCCTTCCCTGAAGAAGAGGTACGGGCGGCTGCTGAAAGAGTACGAGCGATCGTCGTACCGGAGATGAACGCGGGACAGCTGGTAGAGAAGGTGCGTGAGGCAGCCGGAGGGAGAACAAAGGTTATCTCCTTGCCCCGTTACGATGGAGTGTTAATTACGCCGGAACAAATCCTGGAGGTCTTAAAGCGGGTATTGACTGATGACCCCCCGCTCAATTGGAGAGGTGGATAG
- a CDS encoding 4Fe-4S binding protein — protein MIDQDTVSILINNDWCKRCGICVAICPRGVFVAATDGLPLVKQPEACTKCQLCELICPDFAIQIAS, from the coding sequence ATGATTGATCAGGATACCGTCTCCATATTGATAAATAACGATTGGTGTAAACGCTGCGGGATCTGTGTCGCTATCTGTCCAAGAGGCGTATTTGTGGCCGCCACGGATGGATTACCTCTGGTGAAACAGCCGGAGGCCTGCACCAAATGCCAGCTCTGCGAGCTCATCTGTCCGGACTTCGCCATCCAGATAGCCAGTTAG